In Papaver somniferum cultivar HN1 chromosome 1, ASM357369v1, whole genome shotgun sequence, a genomic segment contains:
- the LOC113291243 gene encoding methyltransferase-like protein 23, with protein sequence MNENNDEKTNEEAFSISIMENIEEEYGMFVWPCSIVLAEYIWQQRSFFTGKSVLELGAGTSLPGLVAAKVGANVTLTDDSSRLEVLENMRRVCHLNKLNCKIMGITWGEWDLPIFSLQPSIILGADVLYDSKDFDNLFTTVTFLLQNTPGSVFITSYHNRSGHHLIEYLMVKWSLKCTKLLDAFSFMPSCKCSTLTGNIQLVEITLDDQQSLA encoded by the exons atGAACGAAAATAATGATGAAAAAACTAATGAAGAGGCTTTCTCTATTAGTATCATGGAG AACATAGAGGAAGAGTATGGAATGTTTGTGTGGCCATGTAGTATTGTTCTGGCTGAGTATATCTGGCAACAAAGATCATTTTTTACTGGGAAATCTGTTCTTGAG CTTGGTGCTGGAACTTCTTTGCCTGGTTTAGTTGCTGCAAAAGTTGGGGCGAACGTCACATTAACAGATGATTCAAGCAGACTAGAG GTACTGGAAAACATGAGAAGAGTTTGTCACCTCAATAAACTCAACTGTAAA ATAATGGGAATCACTTGGGGAGAATGGGATCTACCTATATTCAGTCTACAACCGAGCATCATCTTGGGAGCCGATGTATTATATGACTCAAAAG ACTTTGATAATCTCTTCACGACAGTCACTTTCCTGCTTCAGAATACCCCTGGATCCGTCTTTATAACATCTTACCATAACCGAAG TGGTCATCACCTAATAGAGTATTTAATGGTAAAATGGAGCTTAAAATGTACAAAACTTCTTGATGCATTTTCTTTCATGCCATCTTGCAAGTGTTCCACTCTAACGGGGAATATTCAATTGGTAGAAATAACATTGGATGATCAACAGTCACTAGCATGA
- the LOC113330505 gene encoding UPF0496 protein At1g20180-like has protein sequence MFGFKVKYPSLRKGGSSKEQNVNNVSIISELNVKDEYMEALRTKSYIDIWSKVQGQLRNTSTPLTTNNDVVVDVIDRIATSISRIPSYTHISDYLLEPQQEVLLELIQKSNLHQLLIDYFEASLEACRICGSILQCIDQARANYCKIQRVIKLSKKVPSDLPGGISNEDKVRIIFGELASFAKLDNPLSNSSKLKFSIIHDRYGTMLNLLTMKRKKVARRVKVISLCKKASGVSVVMLCSGLAIATIILAVHSLVGFVAVPGLMCMQLGYLKKKLRSAKNGLKRNKLNQFHDQLDAAAKGVYTLNRDFDTISRLVMRLHDEIEHGKSIAQWCVKTQKKQMLKEVIKEFQTQENCFLEKLGELEEHVYLCVLTINRARRLVIKEINCMKTSPQQH, from the exons ATGTTTGGGTTTAAGGTCAAATATCCTTCTTTGAGGAAAG GTGGATCTTCAAAGGAACAAAATGTAAACAACGTGAGTATCATAAGTGAACTGAACGTTAAAGATGAATATATGGAAGCTTTAAGGACAAAATCTTACATAGATATATGGAGTAAAGTTCAAGGTCAACTTAGAAACACAAGTACTCCATTAACAACCAACAATGATGTCGTTGTTGACGTCATCGACAGAATTGCTACATCCATATCTCGAATACCATCTTACACACATATATCCGATTACTTACTTGAACCTCAACAAGAAGTTCTACTCGAGTTGATTCAAAAGTCTAATCTTCATCAATTGCTTATCGATTACTTCGAAGCAAGTTTAGAGGCGTGTAGAATATGTGGATCGATTCTTCAATGTATTGATCAAGCACGGGCGAATTATTGTAAAATCCAAAGGGTTATCAAGTTATCAAAAAAAGTTCCGTCGGATTTACCTGGCGGGATTAGTAACGAGGATAAAGTTCGGATCATATTCGGTGAGTTAGCTTCATTTGCCAAGCTTGATAATCCGCTTTCGAATTCTAGTAAATTGAAGTTCAGTATAATTCATGATCGGTATGGGACGATGCTTAATCTTTTGACAATGAAACGTAAAAAGGTTGCACGAAGAGTAAAGGTGATTAGTTTATGCAAGAAAGCTTCGGGAGTAAGTGTGGTTATGCTTTGCAGCGGGCTTGCAATTGCTACAATCATTCTTGCCGTGCATAGTCTAGTAGGATTTGTAGCTGTGCCAGGGTTGATGTGTATGCAATTGGGGTATCTAAAGAAGAAGTTGAGATCTGCGAAAAATGGACTTAAGAGGAATAAACTGAATCAGTTTCATGACCAACTTGATGCAGCTGCAAAAGGTGTGTACACATTGAATAGAGATTTTGATACGATAAGTCGATTGGTAATGAGATTACATGATGAGATTGAACATGGTAAATCTATTGCCCAATGGTGCGTAAAGACTCAGAAGAAGCAAATGTTGAAAGAAGTTATCAAAGAATTTCAAACTCAAGAGAACTGTTTCTTGGAGAAGTTGGGAGAACTAGAAGAGCATGTTTATTTATGTGTTCTTACTATTAATAGAGCTAGAAGACTTGTTATCAAGGAGATTAACTGCATGAAAACTTCACCACAACAACATTAG